The Deinococcus sonorensis KR-87 genome includes a window with the following:
- the murJ gene encoding murein biosynthesis integral membrane protein MurJ: MTAPRPPEPFNFDLTSPEPEAPVTPAGGEPPRKSAGRNIVVVMLGTLGSRLSGIVRQQVINALPPGLTDAFNAAISIPNLLRELLAEGALVNSFIPVYKSLDAAERRVLARAISGALIAVNLLLLALGVLAAPWLARLLIPAGSNIDFQLVVYMTRLLVPFLMLISLSAIAMGLLNADEHFRESSFAPVAFNLASIAALLVTPNTATWLALGWLVGGFAQLVVQLPALSRFGVLPTPALIRHPALRRVLLNMLPFMLTAGARQILNVYVVRLLASAQYSRGTVTGYRNAETLFTLANGLFVVSPALAYFPRLSQHAADRDWPAFRGLTLQALRLVTFLAAPVSALLVALSGYAVSVFNLTSQLNAGQLEKFQAGSGILSGWALALVPWAINTILLRTFYARERVAEAVTVSAVGFVLEVLLYRLLTPVFGFFGFGLATTISGVLVGLSLGLMYRRRLGFPVRALLAHLLRVLPIAALAGLAAYAVSRVLPAPGPIIPGLLGLALAGGVGGAVYLALALALRLPELRGLLRRGRGG, translated from the coding sequence ATGACGGCCCCCCGCCCGCCCGAACCGTTCAACTTCGACCTGACCTCGCCGGAACCGGAGGCGCCCGTCACCCCGGCCGGGGGCGAACCGCCCCGCAAGTCGGCGGGGCGCAACATCGTGGTCGTGATGCTCGGGACGCTCGGCTCCAGGCTGTCGGGCATCGTGCGGCAGCAGGTGATCAACGCGCTGCCGCCGGGCCTCACCGACGCCTTCAACGCGGCCATCAGCATCCCCAACCTGCTGCGGGAACTGCTGGCCGAGGGCGCGCTGGTCAACTCATTCATTCCGGTCTACAAGTCGCTGGACGCCGCCGAGCGCCGGGTGCTGGCGCGGGCCATCAGCGGCGCGCTGATCGCGGTGAACCTACTGCTGCTGGCGCTGGGCGTGCTGGCGGCGCCGTGGCTGGCCCGGCTGCTGATCCCGGCAGGCAGCAACATCGACTTCCAGCTGGTGGTGTACATGACCCGCCTGCTGGTGCCGTTCCTGATGCTGATCAGCCTGTCGGCCATCGCGATGGGCCTGCTGAATGCCGACGAGCACTTCCGCGAGAGCAGCTTCGCGCCGGTGGCCTTCAACCTCGCCAGCATCGCGGCGCTGCTCGTCACCCCCAACACCGCCACCTGGCTGGCGCTCGGCTGGCTGGTGGGCGGCTTTGCCCAGCTGGTGGTGCAGCTGCCGGCCCTGAGCCGCTTCGGGGTACTGCCGACCCCGGCGCTGATCCGGCATCCGGCGCTGCGGCGGGTGCTGCTGAACATGCTGCCGTTCATGCTGACCGCCGGGGCGCGGCAGATCCTGAACGTGTACGTGGTGCGGCTGCTCGCCAGCGCCCAGTACTCGCGCGGGACCGTGACCGGCTACCGCAACGCCGAGACGCTGTTCACCCTGGCCAACGGCCTGTTCGTGGTGAGCCCGGCGCTGGCCTACTTTCCCCGGCTCTCGCAGCACGCCGCCGACCGGGACTGGCCCGCGTTCCGGGGCCTGACCCTGCAGGCCCTGCGGCTGGTGACCTTCCTGGCCGCGCCGGTCAGTGCCCTGCTGGTGGCGCTCTCCGGGTATGCGGTCAGCGTGTTCAACCTGACCTCGCAGCTGAATGCGGGCCAGCTGGAAAAGTTCCAGGCCGGCAGCGGCATCCTGTCCGGCTGGGCCCTGGCGCTGGTGCCGTGGGCCATCAACACCATCCTGCTGCGGACCTTCTACGCGCGTGAGCGGGTGGCAGAGGCGGTCACGGTCAGCGCGGTGGGCTTCGTGCTGGAGGTGCTGCTGTACCGCCTGCTGACGCCGGTGTTCGGCTTCTTCGGCTTCGGGCTGGCCACCACCATCTCCGGGGTGCTGGTGGGCCTGAGCCTGGGCCTGATGTACCGCCGCCGGCTGGGCTTTCCGGTGCGGGCGCTGCTGGCCCACCTGCTGCGGGTGCTGCCCATCGCGGCGCTGGCCGGGCTGGCCGCCTACGCGGTTTCGCGGGTTCTGCCCGCCCCCGGCCCGATCATCCCGGGCCTGCTGGGGCTGGCATTGGCGGGCGGCGTAGGGGGGGCGGTGTACCTGGCGCTGGCCCTGGCGTTGCGGCTCCCGGAACTGCGGGGGCTGCTGCGCCGGGGCCGCGGCGGCTGA
- a CDS encoding SDR family oxidoreductase: MTTNTNGTPARSAFITGGSKGIGYATAERLLQDGYTVTITSRSAQEIEAAAGRLGEGARGAVCDVRDFAAVQAAVDAHVEAFGGLDVLFVNAGVGHFAPIQDLTPEQWSEVIDTNLTGAFYTVKAAVPALSRSRGYVITLSSLAGKNPFAAGSAYNASKFGLNGFSEAIMLDLRPLGIKVSQIMPGSVATFFGGHQPNQDADAWKIQPDDIAQIVVDLLHMNPRTLPSRVEVRPAQPKKG, translated from the coding sequence ATGACCACCAACACGAACGGGACCCCGGCCAGGAGCGCCTTTATCACCGGCGGTAGCAAGGGCATCGGGTACGCGACCGCCGAGCGGCTGTTGCAGGACGGCTACACGGTCACCATCACCAGCCGCAGCGCCCAGGAGATCGAGGCGGCGGCTGGCCGGTTGGGCGAAGGCGCACGCGGCGCGGTCTGTGACGTCCGGGACTTCGCGGCGGTGCAGGCAGCCGTGGACGCCCACGTGGAGGCGTTCGGTGGGCTGGACGTGCTGTTCGTAAATGCCGGGGTGGGCCACTTCGCCCCGATCCAGGACCTGACCCCGGAGCAGTGGAGCGAGGTGATCGACACCAACCTGACCGGCGCCTTCTACACCGTCAAGGCGGCGGTGCCGGCGCTGAGCCGCAGCCGCGGCTACGTCATCACGCTCAGCAGCCTGGCCGGCAAGAACCCGTTTGCGGCCGGCAGCGCCTACAACGCCAGCAAGTTCGGGCTGAACGGCTTCTCGGAAGCGATCATGCTGGACCTGCGCCCGCTGGGCATCAAGGTCTCGCAGATCATGCCCGGCAGCGTGGCCACCTTCTTCGGGGGGCATCAGCCGAACCAGGACGCCGACGCCTGGAAAATTCAGCCGGACGACATCGCGCAGATCGTGGTGGACCTGCTGCACATGAATCCGCGGACCCTGCCCAGCCGGGTCGAGGTGCGCCCGGCTCAGCCGAAGAAGGGCTGA
- a CDS encoding MazG family protein — MEQLLETMRRLRAPDGCPWDREQTHESLRPYLLEEAAEAVDAISAGQLDELPGELGDVLLQVAFHSVIAEEAGTFSYRDVEGHIVDKLVRRHPHVFGEVQVADADEVVTNWQAIKRQERGGRERTVAEQIPASLGALAREAQAQKLLKEERGGDKVLIHEAFKGLTPDEAGVGRLLSAVVAYAREHGVDPEVALRAHTDRRLQAAEPAR, encoded by the coding sequence ATGGAACAGCTGCTGGAAACGATGCGGCGGCTCCGGGCGCCGGACGGCTGCCCCTGGGACCGCGAACAGACCCACGAGTCCCTGCGCCCCTACCTGCTGGAGGAGGCCGCTGAGGCGGTGGACGCCATCAGTGCCGGTCAGCTGGATGAGCTGCCGGGCGAACTGGGCGACGTGCTGCTGCAGGTGGCCTTTCACAGCGTGATTGCGGAGGAGGCCGGAACCTTCAGCTACCGGGATGTGGAAGGCCACATCGTGGACAAGTTGGTGCGCCGGCATCCGCACGTGTTTGGCGAGGTGCAGGTCGCGGATGCGGACGAGGTGGTGACCAACTGGCAGGCCATCAAGCGGCAGGAACGTGGCGGCCGGGAACGCACGGTGGCCGAGCAGATTCCGGCGAGCCTGGGGGCACTGGCCCGCGAGGCCCAGGCGCAGAAGCTGCTGAAGGAGGAGCGGGGCGGCGATAAGGTCCTGATTCACGAGGCCTTCAAAGGGCTCACCCCCGACGAGGCCGGCGTAGGCCGCCTGCTCTCGGCCGTGGTTGCCTACGCCCGCGAGCACGGCGTGGACCCGGAAGTGGCCCTGCGCGCCCACACCGACCGCCGACTTCAGGCGGCAGAGCCGGCCCGGTGA
- a CDS encoding NUDIX hydrolase: protein MSDLPDDPLQRWLLARTRTPLDLPEFRRAAVLVGLTREPDPRVLLTVRSSDLPTHQGQISFPGGSLEAGETPQQAALREAWEEVGLEPQLVRVLGELDDVFTPYRFHVTPVLARLPADLRLSPTAEVAEILLPRLSELRRIVPRSEERISPLNQPVTVYHYLWHGHDIWGMTARVLREVLESGVA, encoded by the coding sequence GTGAGCGACCTGCCCGACGACCCGCTGCAGCGCTGGCTTCTGGCCCGCACCCGTACGCCGCTGGATCTGCCGGAATTCCGGCGGGCGGCGGTGCTGGTGGGCCTGACCCGCGAACCCGACCCACGGGTGCTGCTCACCGTGCGCTCCAGCGACCTGCCCACCCACCAGGGCCAGATCAGCTTTCCCGGCGGCAGCCTGGAAGCGGGCGAGACGCCTCAGCAGGCCGCCCTGCGCGAGGCCTGGGAGGAGGTGGGCCTGGAACCGCAGCTGGTGCGGGTGCTGGGCGAACTGGATGACGTGTTCACCCCGTACCGCTTCCACGTGACGCCGGTGCTGGCCCGGCTGCCGGCCGACCTGAGGCTCTCCCCCACGGCCGAGGTGGCCGAGATCCTGCTGCCCCGGCTCTCGGAACTGCGCCGGATCGTGCCGCGCAGCGAGGAGCGCATTTCACCCCTGAATCAGCCGGTCACGGTGTACCACTATCTGTGGCACGGGCATGACATCTGGGGCATGACTGCGCGGGTGCTGCGCGAAGTGCTGGAAAGCGGCGTGGCCTGA
- a CDS encoding NAD(P)H-dependent oxidoreductase subunit E, translating into MPITRIELCIDGLDVSVREALLEVFWEELKISPGMVTADGNIELALAQCGEPPADAPVIRIGSMPYIQVTPERLRTLLRRRGTR; encoded by the coding sequence ATGCCGATCACACGGATTGAACTCTGCATCGATGGTCTGGACGTCAGCGTCAGGGAGGCGCTGCTGGAGGTGTTCTGGGAGGAGCTCAAGATCAGTCCCGGCATGGTGACCGCCGACGGCAACATCGAGCTGGCGCTGGCGCAGTGTGGCGAGCCGCCCGCCGACGCCCCGGTGATCCGCATCGGCAGCATGCCGTACATCCAGGTCACGCCGGAGCGCCTGCGGACCCTGCTGCGCCGGCGCGGCACCCGCTGA
- a CDS encoding DUF2087 domain-containing protein: MTKSIAAFQDEFGRITSWPSDRRREHQLAVLDHLARLFEGGVRYPRAEVTRTLQEHTTLPDPDMLLQELLDGGYLSASPDGETIWHSNGR, encoded by the coding sequence ATGACGAAAAGTATTGCCGCCTTTCAGGACGAGTTCGGCCGCATCACCAGCTGGCCCAGCGACCGCCGCCGTGAACACCAGCTGGCGGTGCTGGACCACCTTGCCCGGCTGTTCGAGGGAGGCGTGCGGTATCCGCGCGCCGAAGTCACGCGGACGCTGCAGGAGCACACCACCCTGCCGGACCCGGACATGCTCCTGCAGGAACTGCTGGACGGCGGCTACCTGAGTGCCTCTCCGGACGGTGAAACGATCTGGCACAGCAACGGCCGCTGA
- a CDS encoding aminoglycoside phosphotransferase family protein: protein MISLPASFLEVVRQLNGEAGLRWAASLPQQVAHLCEQWGLQVTDPAIHGAMSLVVPVQREQQPCVLKLSWLRQWHEQEVAALRAWNGRGAVLLLDDNPECSATLLERLDAGRTLMTLSVAHALEVAAQLIARLTVPAPAAVGSLDQWAEQFASDATRARWQATGQPCSVDVLSKVQHLAADLGPSSGRQLVHRDLWYGNVLAGHREPWLAIDPMVVAGAPEFGLAQLLWTRLDDIEAAGGVAWALQRLCAVAELDPALARAWTLVRCVDYWLWGLEVGLTLDPARCRRIVEVLQD, encoded by the coding sequence ATGATCTCGCTGCCGGCGTCGTTTCTGGAGGTGGTGCGCCAGCTGAACGGAGAGGCGGGCCTGCGCTGGGCCGCATCACTCCCACAGCAGGTCGCCCACCTGTGTGAACAGTGGGGGCTGCAGGTCACGGACCCCGCCATTCACGGGGCAATGTCGCTGGTGGTCCCGGTGCAGCGTGAGCAGCAGCCGTGCGTGCTCAAGCTGTCGTGGCTCCGTCAGTGGCACGAGCAGGAGGTGGCGGCCCTCCGCGCCTGGAATGGGCGGGGCGCCGTCCTGCTGCTGGACGATAACCCCGAATGTAGCGCCACATTATTGGAACGGCTGGATGCGGGCCGCACGCTGATGACGCTTTCGGTGGCACACGCGCTGGAGGTGGCCGCTCAGCTGATCGCCCGCCTTACGGTCCCGGCGCCGGCGGCGGTGGGCAGCCTGGACCAGTGGGCAGAGCAGTTCGCCTCGGACGCCACACGGGCCCGCTGGCAGGCCACTGGACAACCCTGCTCGGTGGACGTGTTGAGCAAAGTGCAGCACCTCGCGGCTGATCTTGGCCCCAGCAGCGGCCGGCAGCTGGTCCACCGGGACCTGTGGTACGGCAATGTGCTGGCCGGGCACCGCGAGCCCTGGCTGGCGATTGATCCGATGGTGGTGGCCGGTGCCCCGGAGTTCGGGCTGGCCCAGCTGCTCTGGACGCGCCTGGACGACATTGAAGCGGCCGGTGGGGTGGCGTGGGCCCTGCAGCGGCTCTGCGCGGTGGCGGAACTGGACCCGGCGCTGGCTCGCGCCTGGACCCTGGTGCGCTGCGTGGACTACTGGCTCTGGGGCCTGGAGGTGGGCCTCACGCTCGATCCGGCCCGCTGCCGACGGATCGTGGAGGTGCTGCAGGACTGA
- the radA gene encoding DNA repair protein RadA produces the protein MPKVVTKYVCTSCGYQSAKPLGRCPNCQAWNSFEEELPSVAAASTKGGYGGVAGGRLTPLSAVGRREEPRTPSGILELDRVLGGGLVAGGVTLIGGEPGIGKSTLLLQVADLIARGGNTVLYVAGEESLEQIRLRADRLGVQGDIHLTRDTRAEAIFALMEQHRPTLCIVDSIQTMTLDEASGVAGGVAQVRDATALITRAAKETGTATVLVGHVTKEGTVAGPKVMEHIVDTTVFLESVGSFRLLRSVKNRFGQAGELGVFEMRESGLVAVENPSAAFLAERPVGVPGSVVAATQDGHRPMLLEVQALAARTPYPNPRRVVVGLDPRRVDVVLAVLERRLDLALGNLDIYVNLAGGLKVPDPGLDLAVALAVYSAVVGKPVPGAVAVFGEVGLAGEVRTVQGALRRAEEAGRAGYTRLVVPPGLDGVAGIRSVEEALGVVWTGGASSGDTRRT, from the coding sequence ATGCCCAAAGTCGTCACCAAATACGTCTGCACCTCCTGCGGCTACCAGTCGGCCAAGCCGCTGGGCCGCTGCCCCAACTGTCAGGCCTGGAACAGCTTCGAGGAGGAACTGCCCAGCGTGGCTGCGGCGTCCACCAAGGGGGGGTACGGCGGCGTGGCGGGCGGACGGCTCACCCCGCTGAGTGCGGTGGGGCGGCGGGAGGAGCCGCGCACGCCCAGCGGGATTCTGGAGCTGGACCGGGTGCTGGGCGGCGGGCTGGTGGCGGGCGGGGTCACGCTGATCGGCGGCGAGCCGGGCATCGGCAAGAGCACCCTGCTGCTGCAGGTCGCGGACCTGATCGCGCGCGGCGGCAACACCGTGCTGTACGTGGCGGGTGAGGAAAGCCTGGAGCAGATCCGGCTGCGCGCCGACCGGCTGGGCGTGCAGGGCGACATCCACCTGACCCGCGACACCCGCGCCGAGGCGATCTTTGCGCTGATGGAGCAGCACCGCCCCACCCTCTGCATCGTGGACAGCATTCAGACCATGACGCTGGACGAGGCGTCCGGGGTGGCCGGCGGGGTGGCCCAGGTGCGTGACGCCACCGCCCTGATCACCCGCGCCGCCAAGGAGACCGGCACCGCCACCGTGCTGGTGGGCCACGTGACCAAGGAAGGCACGGTGGCCGGCCCGAAGGTGATGGAGCACATCGTGGACACCACCGTGTTCCTGGAGTCGGTGGGGAGCTTCCGGCTGCTGCGGAGCGTCAAGAACCGCTTCGGGCAGGCGGGCGAACTTGGCGTGTTCGAGATGCGCGAGTCGGGGCTGGTGGCGGTGGAGAACCCGTCGGCGGCGTTCCTAGCCGAGCGGCCGGTGGGGGTGCCGGGCAGCGTGGTGGCGGCCACCCAGGACGGCCACCGCCCGATGCTGCTGGAGGTGCAGGCGCTGGCCGCCCGCACGCCGTACCCCAACCCGCGCCGGGTGGTAGTGGGCCTGGACCCGCGCCGGGTGGATGTGGTGCTGGCGGTGCTGGAGCGCCGGCTGGACCTGGCGCTGGGCAACCTGGACATCTATGTCAACCTGGCGGGCGGCCTGAAGGTCCCGGACCCGGGCCTGGACCTGGCGGTGGCGCTGGCGGTGTACTCGGCGGTGGTGGGCAAGCCGGTGCCGGGTGCGGTGGCGGTGTTCGGTGAGGTGGGTCTGGCGGGCGAGGTCCGCACCGTGCAGGGCGCGCTCCGCCGGGCCGAGGAGGCGGGCCGGGCCGGGTACACCCGGCTGGTGGTGCCGCCGGGACTGGACGGGGTGGCGGGCATTCGCAGCGTGGAGGAAGCGCTGGGCGTGGTGTGGACCGGTGGCGCGTCATCCGGGGACACCCGCCGCACCTGA
- a CDS encoding PIN/TRAM domain-containing protein has product MPLVRISTLLLGLLIGWLAGRWLAAVQGSEAHTAQVNTLSLMMGGALLALLLADRAERLALSFRTNFGRWYSRLSPSSVTAATFALAIALLLSVLISNLLGGVPYYRWWWNVLITLALAGFFVPFALRNSEIFGSLAGNRVRRRSGGKLLDSNVIIDGRLVDLVRSGLLEGDLVVPGFVLRELQLLSDHGDPQRRARGKRGLGVLEELYEVAQLRVDDWDVKELNLTDDKLVRMARETGAKIISNDAGLSKVAKLHGVSIINLNEAAVALRPQLQVGDTLQVTITKGGQQAGQGVGYLEDGTMMVVEDGAKYRNRSVRVVVLNNVQTSVGRMVFAKADPETNN; this is encoded by the coding sequence ATGCCGCTTGTACGAATTTCTACATTATTGTTGGGACTATTGATTGGCTGGCTGGCGGGCCGATGGCTGGCCGCCGTGCAGGGCAGCGAGGCGCACACTGCCCAGGTGAATACCCTGTCGCTGATGATGGGCGGCGCGCTGCTGGCGCTGCTGCTGGCTGACCGCGCCGAGCGGCTGGCGCTGAGTTTCCGCACCAACTTCGGCCGGTGGTACAGCCGGCTGTCCCCCAGCAGCGTCACGGCGGCCACCTTCGCGCTGGCCATCGCGCTGCTGCTGAGCGTGCTGATCAGCAATCTGCTGGGCGGCGTGCCGTACTACCGCTGGTGGTGGAACGTCCTGATCACGCTGGCGCTGGCCGGCTTCTTCGTGCCGTTCGCGCTGCGCAACTCGGAGATCTTCGGGTCGCTGGCCGGGAACCGGGTGCGGCGGCGCAGCGGCGGCAAACTGCTGGACAGCAACGTGATCATTGACGGCCGGCTTGTCGATCTGGTGCGCAGCGGCCTGCTGGAGGGCGATCTGGTGGTGCCGGGCTTCGTGCTGCGCGAGTTGCAGCTGCTCTCGGACCACGGCGATCCGCAGCGCCGGGCCCGGGGCAAGCGCGGCCTGGGCGTGCTGGAGGAGCTGTACGAGGTGGCGCAGCTGCGGGTGGACGACTGGGACGTCAAGGAGCTGAACCTCACCGACGACAAGCTGGTGCGGATGGCCCGCGAAACCGGGGCCAAGATCATCAGCAACGATGCCGGGCTGAGCAAGGTGGCCAAACTGCACGGCGTGAGCATCATCAACCTGAACGAGGCAGCGGTGGCGCTGCGCCCGCAGCTGCAGGTGGGCGACACCCTGCAGGTCACCATCACCAAGGGCGGGCAGCAGGCCGGACAGGGCGTGGGCTACCTGGAAGACGGCACCATGATGGTGGTGGAGGACGGAGCGAAGTACCGCAACCGCTCGGTGCGGGTGGTGGTGCTCAACAACGTGCAGACCAGCGTGGGCCGGATGGTGTTCGCCAAGGCCGACCCGGAAACCAACAACTGA
- a CDS encoding VOC family protein: MQIQAVQLPGRDLGALQAFYRDVLGLTTERSGTRLSVQVGRSRLEFREGEVAGGAHLAFDIPTNQVAEAQHWLEERTALLAEEGQTCFFSEGWNASMVYLLDPEGNVLELIARHTRDNASAAAFGPECLLSISEVGLPVQDVPAATTTLGRALGLTPYLGGSETFQPVGDHHGLLILVREGRPWFPTDTAARLLPTDIQLQAPVPGTLELPGTPYRLTSSPAG, translated from the coding sequence ATGCAGATCCAGGCGGTTCAGCTGCCGGGCCGTGATCTCGGCGCGCTTCAGGCGTTTTACCGCGACGTGCTGGGCCTGACGACCGAGCGCTCCGGCACCCGGCTCAGCGTGCAGGTGGGCCGGTCGCGGCTGGAGTTCCGTGAGGGCGAGGTGGCCGGAGGCGCCCACCTGGCCTTCGACATTCCGACCAACCAGGTGGCGGAGGCGCAGCACTGGCTGGAAGAACGCACGGCGCTGCTGGCAGAGGAGGGCCAGACCTGCTTCTTTTCCGAGGGGTGGAACGCCAGCATGGTCTACCTCCTGGACCCGGAGGGCAATGTGCTGGAGCTGATTGCTCGGCACACCCGCGACAACGCCAGCGCCGCCGCCTTCGGCCCGGAATGCCTGCTCAGCATCAGCGAGGTGGGCCTCCCGGTGCAGGACGTCCCGGCGGCGACCACCACGTTGGGCCGGGCGCTGGGACTCACCCCGTACCTGGGCGGCTCCGAAACCTTTCAGCCGGTGGGCGATCATCACGGGCTGCTGATTCTGGTGCGGGAGGGGCGGCCTTGGTTTCCCACCGACACCGCCGCCCGTCTGCTGCCCACCGACATCCAGCTTCAGGCGCCGGTGCCGGGCACCCTGGAGCTGCCCGGCACGCCCTACCGGCTGACCTCGTCGCCTGCCGGTTGA
- a CDS encoding histidine phosphatase family protein: MPGLERTRSTEFWVIRHGESTWNLEGRYQGQSDVPLSAVGRLQAASLAERLTGQSFGGVYSSDLRRALDTALSVSERLTGAPPVQTDVGLREIDVGELSGKALSQIRLDHPEYLQALRADPWLTRRPGGESMQDLYARAGVTFAQLAERHAGQRVLVFTHGGVVRVAVGLALGGVSERAWARLSVTNTSITRVLLSPEGGTLLAFNDAAHLEALDEATESDDVLGQTP, translated from the coding sequence ATGCCCGGCCTGGAGCGCACCCGCAGCACCGAGTTCTGGGTGATCCGGCACGGCGAGAGCACCTGGAACCTGGAGGGCCGCTACCAGGGCCAGTCTGACGTGCCGCTCAGTGCGGTCGGGCGGCTGCAGGCGGCCAGCCTGGCGGAGCGGCTGACCGGCCAGAGTTTCGGGGGCGTGTACAGCAGCGACCTGAGACGTGCGCTCGATACGGCGCTGAGCGTGTCGGAGCGGCTGACGGGCGCCCCGCCGGTCCAGACCGACGTGGGCCTGCGCGAGATTGACGTGGGCGAGCTGAGCGGCAAGGCGCTCTCGCAGATCCGGCTGGACCACCCCGAGTACCTGCAGGCGCTGCGGGCCGACCCCTGGCTCACCCGGCGGCCCGGCGGCGAGAGCATGCAGGACCTGTATGCCCGCGCCGGCGTCACCTTCGCGCAGCTGGCGGAGCGGCATGCCGGGCAGCGGGTGCTGGTGTTCACGCACGGCGGCGTGGTGCGGGTGGCGGTGGGGCTGGCACTGGGCGGCGTGTCGGAGCGGGCCTGGGCGCGGCTGTCGGTCACCAACACCAGCATCACGCGGGTGCTGCTGTCGCCGGAGGGCGGCACGCTGCTGGCCTTCAACGACGCGGCCCATCTGGAGGCGCTGGACGAGGCCACCGAGTCGGACGACGTGCTGGGCCAGACGCCTTAA
- the purM gene encoding phosphoribosylformylglycinamidine cyclo-ligase — MPNDTDHTEGPTPSAYQLSGVDIEAGHRAVALMKGAVARTHQAAGLRGQVLSGLGGFGGLFRPGFSGLTDPVLVASTDGVGTKTKIAARAGRYDHLGADIVNHCTNDILVQGARPLFFLDYIAMGRLIPEAVAEFVTGAAGACEAVGAALLGGETAEMPGVYVEGELDIVGTIVGVVDRPALVTGERLQPGDAVIALPSTGLHTNGYSLARRVLDGLDWDAPHPALGESLQQALLRPHRSYLAAFEALQRAEVEVRGMAHITGGGLIDNPPRIFPQGVGMQLQLGSWTVPPLFQLIVERGQVSRQDAFHALNMGVGFLFMVPAEQLTPALAVLNAAGEQPWQIGQLVPGQGVTLLDSP, encoded by the coding sequence ATGCCGAACGACACTGACCATACCGAAGGCCCCACGCCCAGCGCCTACCAGCTCTCCGGCGTCGACATCGAGGCTGGACACCGCGCTGTGGCGCTGATGAAGGGCGCGGTGGCCCGCACCCACCAGGCCGCCGGACTGCGCGGGCAGGTGCTCAGCGGCCTGGGCGGATTTGGCGGCCTGTTCCGCCCGGGCTTCAGCGGGCTCACCGATCCGGTGCTGGTGGCCAGCACCGACGGGGTGGGCACCAAGACCAAGATCGCGGCCCGGGCGGGCCGCTACGACCACCTGGGCGCCGACATCGTCAACCACTGCACCAACGACATCCTGGTGCAGGGCGCCCGGCCGCTGTTCTTTCTGGACTACATCGCCATGGGGCGGCTGATCCCGGAGGCGGTGGCCGAGTTCGTGACCGGGGCGGCCGGCGCCTGCGAAGCGGTGGGCGCGGCCCTGCTGGGCGGCGAGACCGCCGAGATGCCCGGCGTCTACGTCGAAGGTGAGCTGGACATCGTGGGCACCATTGTGGGCGTGGTGGATCGCCCGGCCCTGGTTACCGGCGAGCGGTTGCAGCCGGGCGACGCCGTGATTGCCCTGCCCAGCACCGGCCTGCACACCAACGGCTACAGTCTGGCCCGCCGCGTGCTGGACGGCCTGGACTGGGACGCGCCCCACCCGGCGCTGGGCGAGAGCCTCCAGCAGGCGCTGCTGCGCCCCCACCGCAGCTATCTGGCGGCCTTCGAGGCGCTGCAGCGCGCTGAGGTGGAGGTGCGCGGTATGGCCCACATCACCGGCGGCGGCCTGATCGACAACCCGCCGCGCATCTTCCCGCAGGGCGTTGGCATGCAGCTGCAGCTGGGCAGCTGGACCGTGCCGCCGCTCTTCCAGCTGATCGTGGAGCGGGGTCAGGTCAGCCGCCAGGACGCCTTCCATGCCCTCAACATGGGCGTGGGCTTCCTGTTCATGGTGCCGGCCGAGCAGCTCACCCCGGCGCTGGCGGTACTGAATGCGGCGGGCGAGCAGCCCTGGCAGATCGGACAGCTGGTGCCGGGGCAGGGCGTCACGCTGCTGGATTCGCCGTGA